The following are encoded in a window of Salinibacter ruber DSM 13855 genomic DNA:
- a CDS encoding SDR family oxidoreductase has product MASSHSVLVTGATGFVGSVLTRQLVDAGTDVRIFRRDTSSLDLLGTYAERVDHAVGDLRRARSLYEAMQGVDRVYHVAAKVSFARGDRAAVRRVNADGTAHVVNAALKAGVDRLVHTSSIAALGRPPEPDGAIDETTEWQGLPHRSAYARSKRRAELEVHRGIAEGLDATLVNPSLVFGVGGPETNTRRIVDAVRSGWLLAVPPGGTNVVDVRDVAAGLRAAMQKGETGRRYFLGGENLSWRTLATTLADEFGVAPPRYTIPPSLLRVGGMLAEGVAALTRTQPVLARTTARTAARTYRYDNSRARAELGCTFRPFAETARRVAAVLSGDAPTP; this is encoded by the coding sequence ATGGCTTCTTCCCATTCTGTTCTCGTCACCGGCGCCACCGGCTTCGTCGGCTCCGTCCTCACCCGCCAGCTCGTCGATGCCGGGACCGACGTGCGCATCTTCCGGCGCGACACCTCGTCCCTCGACCTCTTGGGCACGTACGCCGAGCGGGTCGACCACGCGGTGGGCGACCTCCGGCGGGCCCGAAGCCTGTACGAAGCAATGCAGGGGGTCGACCGGGTCTACCACGTGGCGGCCAAGGTGAGTTTTGCGCGGGGCGACCGGGCGGCCGTCCGGCGCGTCAACGCGGACGGCACGGCCCACGTCGTCAACGCCGCCCTGAAGGCCGGGGTCGACCGGCTCGTGCACACCTCCAGCATCGCGGCCCTGGGCCGCCCGCCGGAGCCGGACGGGGCGATTGACGAGACGACCGAGTGGCAGGGCCTGCCCCACCGCTCCGCCTACGCCCGGTCCAAGCGCCGGGCCGAGTTGGAGGTGCACCGCGGCATCGCCGAAGGGCTCGACGCGACCCTCGTCAACCCTTCGCTCGTCTTCGGGGTGGGCGGGCCCGAGACCAACACGCGCCGCATCGTCGACGCGGTGCGCAGCGGCTGGCTGCTCGCCGTGCCGCCGGGCGGGACCAACGTGGTGGACGTGCGTGACGTGGCGGCGGGCCTGCGGGCGGCGATGCAGAAGGGCGAGACGGGCCGTCGCTACTTCCTAGGGGGAGAGAACCTGTCGTGGAGGACGCTCGCCACGACGCTCGCGGACGAATTTGGGGTGGCGCCGCCCCGCTACACGATTCCGCCGTCGCTTCTACGAGTCGGGGGCATGCTGGCCGAGGGCGTCGCCGCCCTCACCCGCACGCAGCCGGTCCTCGCACGCACCACGGCCCGAACCGCCGCCCGCACCTACCGCTACGACAACAGCCGTGCCCGCGCCGAGCTTGGGTGCACGTTTCGGCCCTTTGCGGAGACGGCCCGACGCGTCGCTGCCGTGCTGTCCGGGGACGCCCCGACGCCGTAG